A window from Telopea speciosissima isolate NSW1024214 ecotype Mountain lineage chromosome 8, Tspe_v1, whole genome shotgun sequence encodes these proteins:
- the LOC122671033 gene encoding pentatricopeptide repeat-containing protein At1g79540: protein MRVLASVLRPISQFSSKPRLFSLCFSIESAVSNEVLTILETVHPIEDSLESLVPFLSPYVVTSVLQENQDVGVGFRFFIWAMRRKQFRSWVSHNLMIDMLCGANGFDLAWKSLEELKNSGFPIVPQAFVVLIQAYAKSAMPEKAVDSFGRMKQFGCRPNTFTYNTIICVLVEKGVFLLALAVYNQMLKSDCRPNRATFGMLIDASCKAGKTQDALQLFDEMAQRGIFPDTMIYTIVLSGLCQAERTDDAHKLLQTMKSNSCCPDSITYNAMLNGFCRLGRIDEALKLLDSFSREGFVLGLNGYSCLIDGLFRAGRFNEALEWYGQMCNKDILVDTVLYTIMIKGFSEAGKVEDAMKFLQEMTEQGFVPDTFCYNTLIKGFCDVGLLDRARSLQLEISKNDRFPDSATYTILICGLCKEGLVGEAGQIFNEMEKLGCLPTVITFNALIDGLCKAGELDEARFLFHKMEIGRNKSLILHLRLSQGSGRVLDSVSLQKLVEQYCESGLILKAYKLLIQLADNGVVPNIITYNILMNGLCKTHNINAALKLFEKLQVDGYSPDTITYGTLIDGLQRVNRAEEAFGYFDQMVRNGCTPSLSVYNTMMTSLCQKGKVSQAFSLWLNYLRSLRNQEEDAIKVVEEQIDNGKVEDAVRGLLKMDLREKVIDSSPYTIWLIGMCQAGRVDEAVKIFSILEEHEINVTPPSCVMLISGLCKEGKLDLAVDVFIYTLEKGLILMPRVCNRLIRSLYTYNRKENVIDLMNRMRRAGYDLDIYLSRTTKVLLSGNEHRYEMDRESTA from the coding sequence ATGAGAGTCTTAGCTTCTGTTTTAAGGCCCATCTCCCAGTTCAGTTCGAAACCCAggcttttctctctctgtttctccaTCGAATCTGCAGTCTCAAACGAAGTCTTGACGATCCTCGAGACTGTCCACCCCATAGAAGACTCACTTGAAAGCCTCgtcccctttctctctccctacGTCGTTACGTCTGTTCTTCAAGAAAATCAAGATGTTGGGGTGGGTTTCCGGTTCTTCATCTGGGCAATGAGACGTAAGCAATTCCGCAGTTGGGTATCGCACAACCTGATGATTGATATGCTCTGTGGGGCTAACGGATTTGACTTGGCCTGGAAATCGCTGGAAGAGCTAAAAAATTCGGGTTTCCCTATCGTCCCACAGGCTTTTGTGGTCTTGATCCAAGCTTATGCAAAGTCAGCCATGCCCGAGAAGGCTGTTGACTCCTTCGGAAGGATGAAGCAATTCGGTTGCAGGCCCAACACCTTTACTTACAATACTATTATATGTGTCCTTGTTGAGAAAGGGGTTTTTTTGTTGGCATTGGCAGTTTATAATCAGATGCTGAAGTCTGACTGCCGCCCAAATCGAGCCACTTTCGGCATGCTCATTGATGCATCATGTAAAGCGGGAAAGACACAGGACGCACTCCAATTGTTTGATGAAATGGCCCAACGAGGTATTTTTCCTGACACTATGATCTATACTATAGTTCTTTCTGGTCTCTGCCAAGCAGAGAGGACTGATGACGCACACAAACTCTTGCAAACCATGAAAAGTaatagttgctgccctgattCCATTACTTACAATGCTATGCTCAATGGGTTCTGTAGATTGGGTAGGATTGACGAAGCTCTTAAGCTTCTGGATTCATTCAGCAGGGAGGGCTTTGTTCTTGGATTGAACGGGTATAGCTGTTTGATTGATGGATTATTTAGAGCTGGAAGATTCAATGAGGCGCTTGAGTGGTATGGACAAATGTGCAACAAAGACATTCTTGTCGACACTGTATTATACACCATCATGATTAAGGGGTTTTCAGAAGCCGGCAAGGTTGAGGACGCAATGAAGTTTTTGCAAGAGATGACAGAGCAAGGTTTTGTTCCGGATACGTTCTGTTATAATACTCTGATCAAGGGTTTTTGTGATGTTGGTCTCCTAGATAGGGCCAGATCTCTCCAACTGGAGATCTCAAAGAATGATCGCTTCCCTGACTCGGCCACTTACACTATTCTCATTTGTGGGTTGTGTAAGGAAGGGCTGGTTGGGGAGGCAGGGCAGATATTCAATGAGATGGAGAAGCTTGGATGCTTGCCTACAGTTATTACATTTAATGCTCTTATTGATGGGCTCTGTAAGGCCGGGGAACTTGATGAAGCTCGTTTTCTCTTCCATAAGATGGAGATTGGCAGAAACAAGTCTTTGATTCTTCATCTTCGGCTTTCCCAAGGTAGTGGTCGGGTCCTTGACAGTGTAAGCCTTCAAAAATTGGTGGAGCAGTATTGTGAGTCCGGATTGATTCTTAAGGCCTACAAACTTCTCATACAGCTTGCTGATAATGGGGTTGTACCGAACATTATCACTTACAACATCTTGATGAATGGCTTGTGTAAGACACATAACATCAATGCAGCCTTGAAGCTCTTCGAGAAGCTCCAAGTTGACGGTTACTCCCCAGATACTATTACATATGGGACACTGATAGATGGACTTCAGAGGGTTAATAGAGCAGAAGAGGCTTTTGGGTACTTTGATCAGATGGTGAGAAATGGGTGTACTCCCAGTTTGTCAGTCTACAATACAATGATGACTTCCTTGTGTCAGAAGGGAAAGGTGTCACAAGCTTTTAGTCTTTGGTTAAATTATTTGAGGAGCCTTCGCAACCAGGAAGAAGATGCAATTAAAGTTGTGGAAGAGCAAATTGATAATGGAAAAGTGGAAGATGCAGTCCGTGGATTGCTTAAAATGGATCTTAGGGAAAAGGTTATTGATTCATCTCCTTATACCATTTGGCTCATTGGAATGTGCCAGGCAGGAAGAGTAGATGAAGCGGTTAAGATATTCTCTATCCTTGAAGAGCATGAGATCAATGTCACTCCCCCAAGCTGTGTAATGCTAATTAGTGGCCTTTGCAAAGAAGGAAAGCTAGATCTAGCTGTTGATGTCTTCATTTACACTTTAGAGAAAGGTCTCATATTGATGCCACGGGTATGCAACCGGCTGATCAGATCTCTTTATACTTACAACAGAAAGGAGAATGTTATTGATCTAATGAACCGAATGAGACGTGCAGGTTATGATTTGGATATCTATCTGAGTAGAACCACAAAGGTGCTCTTATCAGGAAATGAGCATAGGTATGAGATGGACAGAGAGTCAACTGCATGA
- the LOC122671154 gene encoding uncharacterized protein LOC122671154, with translation MTACIKKVAKEVLKEMKGIWHAPRETWWWDDEVQVAIKSKKACLKTSQRSKEVEDLTRYKLARNKVEKIVGKARAKKYDDLYNSLNSKDGEKAIYKMAKVRERMTRDLDHVRCIKSEDGRVLIKNEDIEGRWKEYFYVLLTPRVIGLQKAILFKGTPLCVDIYTKLGCLK, from the coding sequence ATGACGGCCTGTAtaaagaaggttgctaaagaggtTCTAAAGGAAATGAAAGGTATATGGCATGCTCCTAGAGAGAcctggtggtgggatgatgaggtccaagTAGCCATTAAGTCCAAGAAAGCTTGTTTAAAGACATCGCAAAGGTCTAAAGAGGTAGAGGATCTAACAAGATACAAGCTTGCCAGAAACAAAGTtgagaagattgtggggaaagcaagggcgaagaaatatgacgATCTCTATAATAGTCTGAATTCAAAGGATGGGGAAAAAGCTATTTACAAGATGGCTAAAGTGAGAGAAAGGATGACCAGAGATTtagaccatgttagatgtattaaaagtgaggaTGGCAGAGTACTAATAAAGAATGAGGACATTGAAGGGAGGTGGAAAGAGTACTTCTATGTGCTTCTTACACCACGAGTGATAGGGCTGCAAAAAGCGATATTATTCAAAGGGACACCTCTTTGCGTAGATATATACACAAAATTAGGATgcttgaagtaa